The genomic window CGAGATCATCGAGGATTTCCGTGTGAATGGGCCGGCGATCGCCAAGGAAATCATATACGGGAAACGAGTCAGGGAAATCATTCGATTTGCCGCCGAAAAGGAGATCGACCTGATCGTTTTGAGCTCGCACCGGGTGGACGTGGACAACGCCGTGCAGGGATGGGGCACCATCAGCTACAAGGTCGGCATCCTGTCCCAGTGCCCGGTGTTGCTGGTGAAATGAGCCAGCGGGAATTTTCGTCTTTTCGCGCGGAAGGGGTCGCGGCGGGACGCCGCCGCGCGAAAGAGGGGGAACGGCAGGATTGGAGCGTGAACGTGGCGCGCCGCATCATGCACGTGGACATGGATGCGTTCTATGCCTCGGTGGAACAGGCGGATCGACCCGAGTTTAAGGGAAAACCCGTGATTGTCGGGGGGGCGAGACGGGGAGTGGTGTCCGCGGCATCGTATGAAGCCCGCAGGTTCGGCGTCCATTCGGCCATGCCCGTGTTTCAGGCGAAGCGACTGTGCCCGGGGGGGATATTCCTGCCCGTGCGCATGGGCAGATACAAGGAAGTCTCAAAAGTGGTGATGGACATCCTCTGCGGTATTTCTCCCCTTGTGGAGCAGATTTCCATCGATGAGGCGTTCGTGGACATCACCGGCACCGAAGCGCTTCACGGTTCGCCCGAGTCGCTGGGCCGCCGGGTGAAGAGTCAAATCCGCGCGGCGACACGGGTGACCTGCTCCGTTGGAATCGCGCCGGGCAAGTTCGTTGCCAAAATCGCATCCGACATCCACAAGCCCGACGGGTTGACCATCGTGGAAGACGACCGGGTAGAGGCATTTCTTGCCCCGCTGCCCGTCGAAAGGATTCCGGGAATCGGGAAGAAGACTTCCGA from Syntrophobacter fumaroxidans MPOB includes these protein-coding regions:
- a CDS encoding universal stress protein, giving the protein MFKRILVPTDLTERTLKALNIALKIAVHDGASITLLHVIETIEDTEEDFSGFYSKLGKAAEKKMNEIIEDFRVNGPAIAKEIIYGKRVREIIRFAAEKEIDLIVLSSHRVDVDNAVQGWGTISYKVGILSQCPVLLVK
- a CDS encoding DNA polymerase IV → MSQREFSSFRAEGVAAGRRRAKEGERQDWSVNVARRIMHVDMDAFYASVEQADRPEFKGKPVIVGGARRGVVSAASYEARRFGVHSAMPVFQAKRLCPGGIFLPVRMGRYKEVSKVVMDILCGISPLVEQISIDEAFVDITGTEALHGSPESLGRRVKSQIRAATRVTCSVGIAPGKFVAKIASDIHKPDGLTIVEDDRVEAFLAPLPVERIPGIGKKTSEALRSLGVRAIGDVLRFPASFWVKRLGAWGVKLHERARGVDPAPVIAYSQAKSCSAEDTFPEDVDDVETLEKWLFVQSEEVGKELRRESFRGRTVTLKVKFADFSSITRSHTLREATDCTQLIFGTASRLLRALKLNRKVRLVGVGVSNLSAMPEQKPVFSDSMLVRQRKLDRAMDRIHERFGHGALRRGRVLGFESPADEEGDP